Below is a window of Drosophila willistoni isolate 14030-0811.24 chromosome XR unlocalized genomic scaffold, UCI_dwil_1.1 Seg144, whole genome shotgun sequence DNA.
CCATCGATAACTACTAGACAGCCAAGATGTTATCCGGGATCCACAGATCCAAGGTGTCCTCAAACGGTTAAAACCACACCCAAGCCTAGATGTTATCCTGGATCCACCGACCCCGATTGTCAGCCAATAAGAAAGACAACCAAACCGCCTTTGACAAACTGCCGGCCTGGTTCGACCGATCCGGATTGCCTCAACTGCTTCCCTGGTTCTCCGGATCCAAGATGTCCCAAAGTTCCAACTACTCGGAAATCTGGATGTTTTGATGGCTCAGATGATCCAAAATGTCAACCAGCTACATACTTGCCCCCAACATCGCGGACTCCTACTACAAGAATTCCCGTGACAACATCGAAGCCAAGGTGCTATCCTGGCTCAACCGATCCACGATGCCCACAGGAACCAAGAACTACTCCAAAAGCGAATTGCTACCCAGGATCCACAGATCCCCGTTGTCCACAAGAACCTAAAACGACTCCAAAGCCCAATTGCTATCCTGGATCCACAGACCCCCGATGCCCGCAGGAACCTCTGACAACTCCAAAGCCCAATTGCTACCCAGGATCCACAGATCCTCGTTGCCCACAGCAGCCAAAAACGACTCCAAAGCCCAATTGCTATCCTGGATCCACAGACCCCCGATGCCCGCAGGAACCTCGGACAAGTCCAAAACCGAGTTGCTACCCAGGATCCACAGACCCTCGTTGCCCACAGGAGCCTAAAACCACACAAAAACCAAGATGTTATCCAGGTGCAAAAGATCCTGAATGCGTACCTGCTACATACCTCCCACCAACTACCAGGACACCAGTAACTACTTCAAGGCCCAATTGTTATCCGGGGTCAACTGATCCTCGTTGCCCACAGACGCCTAGAACTACACTCAAGCCTAGATGTTATCCTGGATCGAATGATCCTGAGTGTGAACCAACCACATACCTCCCACCAACCACAAGGATTCCAATAACGACACCTAAAGCCAATTGCTATCCAGGATCTACAGATCCACGATGCCCACAGGAGCCAAAAACTACTCCCAAGCCGAACTGCTACCCTGGATCAACCGATCCCCGTTGTCCAAAAGTACAAACAACTACTTCCAAGCCAAGATGTTATCCCGGATCCACTGACCCAGATTGTCAAATACTTATTAAGACAACTCAACCTCCTTCAACATCCTGTCGTCCCGGTTCTACCGATTCAAAATGTCTCAATTGCTTCCCTGGTTCCCCGGATCCAAGATGTCCAAAAGTTCCAACTACTCGAAAGGCAGGATGTTTTGAGGGCTCAGATGATCCAAAATGTCAACCAGCTACATACTTGCCCCCAACATCGCGGACTCCTACTACAAGAATTCCCGTGACAACATCGAAGCCAAGGTGCTATCCTGGCTCAACCGATCCACGATGCCCACAGGAACCAAGAACTACTCCAAAAGCGAATTGCTACCCAGGATCCACAGATCCCCGTTGTCCACAAGAACCTAAAACGACTCCAAAGCCCAATTGTTATCCTGGATCCACAGACCCCCGATGCCCGCAGGAACCTCTGACAACTCCAAAGCCCAATTGCTACCCAGGATCCACAGATCCTCGTTGCCCACAGCAGCCAAAAACGACTCCAAAGCCCAATTGCTATCCTGGATCCACAGACCCCCGATGCCCGCAGGAACCTCGGACAAGTCCAAAACCGAGTTGCTACCCAGGATCCACAGACCCTCGTTGCCCACAGGAGCCTAAAACCACACAAAAACCAAGATGTTATCCAGGTTCAAATGATCCTGAATGCGTACCTGCTACATACCTCCCACCAACTACCAGGACACCAGTAACTACTTCAAGGCCCAATTGTTATCCGGGGTCAACTGATCCTCGTTGCCCACAGACGCCTAGAACTACACTCAAGCCTAGATGTTACCCTGGATCGAATGATCCTGAGTGTGAACCAACCACATACCTCCCACCAACCACAAGGATTCCAATAACGACACCTAAAGCCAATTGCTATCCAGGATCTACAGATCCACGATGCCCACAGGAGCCAAAAACTACTCCCAAGCCGAACTGCTACCCTGGATCGACCGATTCCCGTTGTCCAAAAGTACAAACAACTACTTCCAAGCCAAGATGTTATCCCGGATCCACTGATCCAGATTGTCAAATACTTATCAAGACAACTCAACCTCCTTTAACATCCTGTCGGCCGGGTTCAACCGATCCGGATTGTCTCAACTGCTTCCCTGGTTCCCCAGATCCAAGATGTCCCAAGGTTCCGACAACTTTAAGACCAGGTTGTTTTGAAGGCTCAGATGACCCGAAATGTCAGCCGGCTACTTACCTGCCTCCAACATCGCGAAATCCAACTACTAAAATACCGATAACAACAGCGAAGCCAAACTGCTACCCAGGATCCACCGATTCCCGCTGCCCACAGGTGCCAAGAACCACTCCCAAGCCAAATTGTTACCCAGGATCGACAGATACCCGTTGTCCACAAGAACCTAAGACGACTCCAAAGCCCAACTGCTATCCTGGATCCACAGACCCTCGATGTCCACAGGAACCTCGGACAACTCCAAAGCCCAATTGCTACCCAGGATCTACAGATCCTCGTTGCCCACAGGAGCCTAAAACCACTCAAAAACCAAGATGTTATCCAGGTTCAAATGATCCTGAATGTGTACCTGCTACATACCTCCCACCAACTACCAGGACACCAGTAACTACTTCAAGACCCAATTGTTATCCGGGTTCAACTGATCCACGTTGTCCACAAGTACCCAAGACCACTGCACAGCCGAATTGCTACCCTGGATCCACAGATCCCCGATGCCCACAGGAGCCAAGGACCACTCAAAAACCAAATTGCTATCCAGGATCTCCGGATCCGCGATGTGCTCATAGCTTAGTTACCACAACAAGTCAACCTGCAACGACTCCTGTTTATTGCTATCCAGGGTCCATTGATCCTCGTTGTCCTGATAGTGGATATAAGGGCACAAGCCGCATTCCAGCCACATACTTGCCTCCTTTGAGTGATCCAGGCTATGATAGGACCATACGCGATGCGAGAAGTTTATTCTTCAATGAAATCAACAAATTGGCCTCCACGAACAACAATGTCTTTGAACTAGACGAAGATGATGAGAGCGAATTAAAGAGAAGTAAACGTGATCTTAATCTGGATGCCGAATTAAATCCCCTCATAATTGCTGATCAAAGCGATGATGATCTATTATCGAGGAAGATTATGAAGCGTGAATTCAGTGAACGTCCACCGGAAAAGGAAATAATTTCCCTGACTCTCGGCATACGGACCGGGATCAATGTGAAATAGTCAGATAGTATGAAAATTATACACTAGAAATACTCATCCCTAAACCGATATGTATTTTACTTAGAATGTTATTCATTATTATgcctatttaaaaaaatatatatatttttgtatgtatgtatgttcagTTGTTcgttatatataatatacaacGCGTCTTTTTCGCTTCCTATttcataaatatgtaaatgaagaagtttatttttttccacAACATGGGCTCTTCACTTTAGGTTAATCATTTTGCATCAATTTCTATGTCTAGAAATTAACATTGGTATTTCTCGGATTGGGAACCATTAGTTTGATACGTTCCAGCCTGTGGAAAATGCCGCATCAGAGGTAACCTCAAACTGCGAGTATATAGAAAATCTCAAAATGGTTCGCCACCAATTCTTCTTAAATCGAAAATgacttttgaaaaaaaaaaaataataataaaaatactttCTTACAATCGATTGTACTAAATTAGCTGTCAAAAAAGCAATACTGCACTGGCAAAAAGAAATTCGCTACAAAATACAGTTAACCGTCAAGTATATTAAAACGTTTCTACGTTTCTTAATACGTTTTCCTCTTAATGCATGGTGTTTGAATATGTCATTTAGAAAAAGCAAAGCATTAAGCCACTTACCTTATAATTCACAGGTAACTTTGCACTCTTTTCCTTCATTTTATTTGTCCTTcgtaacacaaaaaaaaaaaaaagcaacaacaaaacaaggGAACTTGATCGCATCCATACTTCGCCCTCTTTCTTTCTGCTGCTGCAAGTGCTCCAAAAGTCCAGACAGTGTGGGTGAAAATTCGTTTTATTCTGATCTTGTTCCTTTAGTACTTttctacacacacatatacatacatatgtatgtaaataaatacatatttgacacaaaacaaattaaacacaaaaattaccCTTTGacgcgcaaaaaaaaaatgaaatagcCATTAACCTAACGGCGAGCAAATCATTAAAACTGAAGTGAAAGAGCGAGAGCCTGAATGAGAGAGGATTGAGCATAGCATTGCCAGACTtacaaaaaattgttggctCAGCCCgttatatttgaattcagAACGTTGAGAAATAATTGAAAACACATGCCCACAGACCTTCTCTTTGAATAATAAACATTTCCAAAtctaaatgattttaaattccAACCAACTTAAATGTCAAACAAAAGTGTTTAcactaatttaaaaatattttttttatatattactTTGTAAAACGGTTTTTCCgttttcctttgttttttttttgttgttgttttttgataCAAATACACAATATTCTAGATTGGTTGCCGCCATCTGTGGGGCTTACAATAGTtaacttagttttaatttgttttgtttttgtatggtttttttttttcgttttgtgttgCAACATTTAAAGACATgcagaaattgaaattgtattttggttttagttttttccttttggatttacaaatatttttttagcgtttttgttttatctttAAATGTATTTTGTTAGTtcttaaattgaattgaatttgtaGCGAATTTTCTTGTTTGATTTAGAAAAAGAAGATCCTAGCGTAGCAATTGGTATTGGATTACTACAAACGCTCACCAAGGgaagtatgtgtgtgtgttacatTGTGATGGTGTGTGCTGTTTttgggtgtatgtgtgtgtgtgtgtgtgtctatgtgtttGTTTATAAACGGTGTAGAAATTCTTATGttataaaaaaacaagaaaataattattgCAATAAAGCGGCTGAATGCTGTTGTTGACTGCtgccgctgttgttgttgttgttgttgttgttggtattgaTTATCCTGACTGGAGTTGGCGACGAGATTGATGTTATTGTTACtgctgctattgttgttgttgttagtgttATTGGTGGTGCTGCTATTTGTGGtattgttgtcgttgttaatgatgatgatgatgtcattattgctgctgttgttgttgttagtgctgctgctgttgcatctGCTAATACACCTCCACCATTTCCACTACCGCCACTGCCACCACCACTACCACCACCTCCTGATTCGTGTTCAAATTTCTTATCCGGTACAACAACATTACTCATCAGGATAAATCATGAGGCGCTATTCGTTTCGCCATTATTCTCATGGAAATTGGTGCCATTCACAATGAACGATGTGCCCAAACCATATAAATGTCCCGAATATTTCGCATGATCAATATTATCCTCAAAGAACATCtgaaatataataaatcacaaaaaattaaatctcGTAGTTTAGTTTCTTCTACAAATATAGAGCTAGGACAAATATTACACATAAATAGCGCGTCTTTTGCGAAAGTTGACTAATGGTaagacatacatataataatgCCACAATCACAGAAAAGCGCCCAAAAGTACACGAGGTTAATCATTTGTTGGTAAAGAATTGTTAGTTTTACATACCGTTAACCGATGTTAAGTGTTCGttttagtttcatttttttaaatagtttttaaacatcttttttttcagtttagaGAGCTAGTTTTGACAATTTCTTCGatacgattttttttttgcacttgctctatactttttctttttttttttttttaatattcaatACGTGATTCTATATGTTCCTCAACAAAGAGCTTAAAAttaatgaaacaaaataaaaatgaaagatagatcaacaacaaataaatcgaaaacataaaaataaacataatcaGTGGAATGTTAATCAAATTGAagtattataaaaaaattattgaaagcAAACGGAGAAATGCCACAAATACGAATACTATATCTGTATATACGtaaaatatacacacatatatataatactaAGAGTTTCTTAAAAAAGAGAgatgaatttcaaaattttgccaacattttgaaatgttttaaaagttgTCAAAATTACGATTCATAAGCTGGGAAAgcaaaataaagcaaatatttaataataactacataaatattgaaatgtatatgtatatatccatCACAGTTTTATACACCCCATTATTTTTCATATCTTTACATTTTATAGCAACCAACCAGACTGATAAATTATCCCCACTTTGGCTTGCAATCTAAGATTTCCAGAATTTTCAATACTCTATCTATCTACTTAGCTGAAGAGATGTTGTTTGCCATGCActcaaagttaaaaataagCGGAGAATAAGACACACAACCACTTTAAAGTAAAATTTAGACAGATGAGATGCCAAAATactatattgatgaattgttttgtgttttgtgtctTGTGTTAAGGGTAgttaaaaacgaaacaaaaaaaaaacaaaaaaataaaaacgaaagaaatgcCAATTGCTAAATTCTTGTGTGTTTTAATTTTCCATATTGTTAAATTCAGTAAATATTCTTTCAACTTTAGTGTTGTTGGTTAGTTATAGtgttagtttttgtttaaaaattaacaGACATATTAATTTCATAGTTGAGTTGACAACAAGAATCGCTCAttctcatttcattttatgtCATTGAATTCAATTATGCGTTTtagaattaaattaatgaaatagGTAGATAAATAGATTAGAAATGTGAGAAAGTGTTTAAGGCACCGCATGCCAAAACTATAAACTAATTAATATCAATATACACATAGATGATATATTTACAAATGtgtaaatgaatgaaaattgaGCCTGTGGCTCCCATGTTTAAATGATTATAGcgccgatgatgatgatgatgatgatgatgatggaaatTGGTATCAACAAAGAATGCAAAGAACTAGAGCTTGGGCATATGGGTTGCACCCTGAGAAGTTAATGGCTCCAAGACATTAGCATGGTGTGGTGATAGATTAGTAAAAACTTTGATTAACAACTCCAAAGAGGTGATAGTTTCCCCTTCGCTACCAATGATTGCTGACGTTGGAGAGCAAcaattgttgctgctactgctgccaGCAGCTGCAGCATTAACATTGTTATTATTAGCATCATTATtgtcattatcattatcactatcatcatcatcatcatcatcaccaccGTTATCATGATCATGATGGTGATCATCATCATGACAACTTTTACAACAGTATGAACCAACATCTAATGGCATTTTAGTGTTGGCCTTGCGAAGCAAGTTGATTATGGCACATGTAGGCTTTATGTTCATGGTGTTCTCAAACAAATAAGGAAAGAAGTTATTTGGCTTCTCTAGCATAAAGTCCAAACCCTTTGTTAGCTGTACCTCACGCATTTTAAAGAACGCCATGCCCGTTAGCAATGCATCCGATCCGGCCTGATGCTGCGGTCCAACGCGTCGTAATTCCAATTGATCAGCTACTTCCTGAAGGCCACCTTTAAGATTCTTGCATGACTTCATCAGATATTTGATGTCGAAAATGTTGGGAAAATAGATGTGTAGCAATTCAAAGAAGTCCGCCTCATCGGCGGGCAGATTCTGATCGGTAAGTAGTTTTAGCAGATAACCAAAATCATAGCCAGAGTGAAAGCAAAGCCATTTAATGTTATCCACTAGCACAATACCAGAACTCATTAGTAATTCTGCAAATTCAGTGGGATCTATGCCATCCTCTTCATGTTTCTTGAATTGTATGCCCGAATTCTGTAGCAAATCAATCGAGTCTTGGGCATACATGTCCTCGCtggaaacgaaacaaaatgtCTTTAGTAGTACACCGAGAAAAAAAGCCAAGCAAGAAATAAAGAGATTCCTCCTACCTCAAGTTAAACTTGAAATTGAATTGCCATGTTGAGTAACCCGGTGGAGTTTTACCCTCATCATCCATAAATGTCAGTCCCAGCTGAATGATCCTTAACAAATCGACATTGCATCGCAGCAGTTGATAATGATAATCCGCTGTGGATCGAAATTCGCCCACAGGTCGGGCCACAACGCCGGGAAACTCTGTGTCCATGGCCACATAATGATATTTTTGCACTACTTTGCGTATTGTGCGGAATTCGTCCTCCAGATTATGCTTCCAGACATCACGTATGCCACATTCCTCATTGCTGGGTATATGCACTTGGCCATGAGCCGCGCCACTAATGGCCGAAGGCATTTGCTATCGAAAAGGACGAAAGTAGCAAAAGAGGATAAAACACAGTTCGATatacttgtgtgtgtgtgtgtgtgtgtgtgtcagtggGTTAAATGCCAATATGCGGGTAAGTGTTGtttgtagtgtgtgtgtgtgtaagtgttgATTGGGTGTTCATGTGGATGGATTATcaatatataggtatatatatatatatatatgcatatgtatatagccgAACCAATTGATTAAAAGACACTTTAGGCCTTAAACTAAACAGAAATTcaatactatttttttttttggttttgcttatatgatgtaaataaattttggtAGTTATATATACTATTTAAGTTATTTTGCCAGCCAATTTATTGATTTGCAGTTAGAAGAATTTTGCTGCtacgaaaaagaaaatgaaatcaaaacgGTTTTTAGGGTGGTGATAAAAACAGCAATAAAAAAACATACCGAAAGCCAACCTCGAAACACCGaagttttatatataaataaataccttTGCAGTTTCTACGAATATAACAACTATTGGTTTGAATTTGATTTATCATTTAAATTATGCAAGttctttttcaaaattgtGAAAATGAAGGAAATTTCAAAGAAATTTTTCTACAATTATCATAAGAATATATGACCATAACGGACAAGATTTGTAAAAAtctatatattattatatatactgCAAAGTATATTGtccaaagaaataaacaaaaatagataATGTAGattgagagagaatgagagagagagagagagggtggagaaaatagtaaaaataaaaaacaaaactttaggTTGAGTATATTTGGAATTGcttttggaattggaattggaGGTTAACACGAGATGGAGTAGTGGTGCTACTTACATCGTCGCCGGTCGTCGTCTGTTGTTGCCGCTGCGGAGGAGTTGGTACCGAAACCGCTTCAGCCACCTCTTCCCACTGCCCTAAGCTGAAGCCTTAAGCAACACAAGTGTTTTTCACTTTTCgatattatttataaagattttaaaaacttttttatttaaatgtgtgtttttttgttttttttttggttttg
It encodes the following:
- the LOC6638596 gene encoding CCR4-NOT transcription complex subunit 7 isoform X2, with product MKWQMPSAISGAAHGQVHIPSNEECGIRDVWKHNLEDEFRTIRKVVQKYHYVAMDTEFPGVVARPVGEFRSTADYHYQLLRCNVDLLRIIQLGLTFMDDEGKTPPGYSTWQFNFKFNLSEDMYAQDSIDLLQNSGIQFKKHEEDGIDPTEFAELLMSSGIVLVDNIKWLCFHSGYDFGYLLKLLTDQNLPADEADFFELLHIYFPNIFDIKYLMKSCKNLKGGLQEVADQLELRRVGPQHQAGSDALLTGMAFFKMREMFFEDNIDHAKYSGHLYGLGTSFIVNGTNFHENNGETNSAS
- the LOC6638596 gene encoding CCR4-NOT transcription complex subunit 7 isoform X1, with the translated sequence MPSAISGAAHGQVHIPSNEECGIRDVWKHNLEDEFRTIRKVVQKYHYVAMDTEFPGVVARPVGEFRSTADYHYQLLRCNVDLLRIIQLGLTFMDDEGKTPPGYSTWQFNFKFNLSEDMYAQDSIDLLQNSGIQFKKHEEDGIDPTEFAELLMSSGIVLVDNIKWLCFHSGYDFGYLLKLLTDQNLPADEADFFELLHIYFPNIFDIKYLMKSCKNLKGGLQEVADQLELRRVGPQHQAGSDALLTGMAFFKMREMFFEDNIDHAKYSGHLYGLGTSFIVNGTNFHENNGETNSAS